The Candidatus Omnitrophota bacterium genome has a window encoding:
- a CDS encoding YgiQ family radical SAM protein: MNYLPVSKDDLERRDWGELDVVLVSGDAYVDHPSYGVAMIGRVLEGAGFKVGVIAQPDWHRLDDFRRLGRPKLFFGVTAGNLDSMIANYTANKKVRNMDDYSPGGKAHLRPDRATIMYVNKLRESFKDVPIVIGGIEASMRRLAHYDYWSDKVRRSLLLDAKADILVYGMGETQIVDIARRLAAGEAVSDIDNIYGTVVVRKNLKNVKDYIDIHSFEDVSNDKGKFNEAFKAAYLEADPIRGKAIVQKHGDRFVIQYPPAAPLTQEQMDEIYSLPFTRECHPSYAASGGVPGFESVRNSIVSHRGCAGACNFCSLYLHQGAHVQSRSVESIVGEIKLISKSKKFKGTITDIGGPTANLYKAECRSWSAQGTCRDKKCMVPQKCKNLKLGYDYSIRLWKELKKIPGVKHVFVGSGVRFDLLTDSYADEYLSELCADHISGQLKVAPEHCADSVLELMNKPKFDIYEKFMDKFENINKRLGKKQYLVNYFIVGHPGADLKDALVLAVYLAKKHIHPEQVQDFIPLPMTVSGAMYHTQMDPSTGRAVYVAKKPSERMMQRALMQYKNPQNREYVRKALKILNREDLKRLFAA, translated from the coding sequence ATGAATTATCTACCGGTATCAAAAGATGACTTAGAGAGAAGAGATTGGGGCGAGCTTGATGTAGTACTTGTCAGCGGCGACGCTTACGTAGATCACCCGTCTTATGGCGTAGCCATGATAGGCAGAGTGCTTGAAGGCGCGGGTTTCAAAGTCGGCGTTATAGCTCAGCCCGATTGGCATAGGCTGGATGATTTCAGGAGATTAGGACGCCCAAAATTATTTTTCGGCGTTACGGCCGGGAACCTCGACTCAATGATAGCAAATTATACCGCCAATAAGAAAGTGCGCAATATGGATGACTATTCACCCGGCGGTAAAGCCCATCTTAGGCCCGACAGGGCAACTATAATGTATGTCAACAAGCTAAGAGAATCTTTTAAGGATGTGCCTATAGTAATAGGCGGTATTGAAGCAAGCATGAGGCGACTTGCCCATTATGACTATTGGTCTGATAAAGTGCGGCGTTCGCTTCTTCTGGACGCTAAGGCCGATATTCTTGTCTATGGCATGGGCGAAACCCAGATAGTTGATATAGCCAGGCGACTGGCGGCGGGTGAGGCCGTAAGCGATATTGACAATATTTATGGCACGGTTGTTGTTAGAAAGAATTTAAAAAATGTAAAAGATTATATTGATATTCATTCGTTTGAAGACGTAAGTAATGACAAAGGGAAATTTAACGAGGCATTTAAGGCGGCCTACTTGGAAGCAGATCCCATAAGGGGTAAGGCCATAGTCCAAAAACACGGCGACAGATTTGTGATACAGTATCCTCCGGCGGCGCCTTTAACGCAGGAACAGATGGATGAAATTTATTCTTTGCCCTTTACGAGAGAATGTCATCCCTCTTACGCGGCTTCCGGCGGAGTGCCGGGCTTTGAGTCTGTAAGAAATTCCATAGTTTCACATCGAGGGTGCGCCGGCGCATGTAATTTTTGTTCACTATATCTTCATCAAGGCGCCCATGTGCAGAGCCGCAGCGTCGAGTCCATAGTAGGAGAGATAAAATTAATATCGAAGAGCAAGAAGTTTAAAGGGACTATTACTGACATAGGCGGCCCTACGGCAAATTTATATAAGGCCGAATGCCGGTCGTGGAGCGCGCAGGGCACGTGCCGCGACAAAAAATGCATGGTGCCGCAGAAATGTAAAAATTTGAAGTTAGGGTATGATTATTCTATACGTCTGTGGAAAGAGTTGAAAAAGATACCCGGAGTTAAGCATGTGTTTGTTGGCAGCGGCGTCAGATTCGACCTTTTGACGGACTCGTATGCGGACGAGTACCTGAGCGAACTATGCGCCGACCATATTAGCGGCCAATTGAAGGTCGCTCCCGAACATTGCGCCGATTCCGTTTTGGAACTGATGAATAAGCCAAAATTCGATATTTATGAAAAATTCATGGACAAATTTGAGAATATAAATAAGCGCCTGGGTAAAAAACAGTATCTGGTAAATTATTTTATTGTGGGCCATCCAGGGGCGGACTTGAAGGACGCGCTTGTGCTGGCGGTATATTTGGCGAAAAAGCATATCCATCCTGAGCAGGTGCAGGATTTTATACCGTTACCCATGACCGTATCGGGGGCTATGTATCATACGCAAATGGATCCATCTACCGGTAGAGCCGTTTATGTGGCTAAAAAACCGAGCGAAAGGATGATGCAGAGGGCTTTAATGCAGTATAAGAATCCACAGAATAGGGAATATGTCAGGAAGGCGCTTAAGATATTAAATAGGGAGGATCTAAAAAGGCTATTCGCGGCCTAA